The following proteins are encoded in a genomic region of Vibrio tasmaniensis:
- a CDS encoding adenine nucleotide alpha hydrolase, whose amino-acid sequence MKKKVVISWSSGKDSTLTLERLLESTEHEVVALYTTYVGDEVPFQVTPIEVVAMQARLIGLPLIMIELPEVFPSNEVYQSTIVSALKGSGLSIDAVAFGDMFCNGIADYRRSYIEPAGWECVFPLMGESSQALASEIIDRGIETFLVTVDNDALDMSYCGKEYTLDLIDSLPIHVDPCGEDGEFHTLVTSAPCFKGKLKIELENVEQGERFVHQRYQACIM is encoded by the coding sequence ATGAAAAAGAAAGTCGTCATAAGTTGGTCGTCAGGTAAAGACTCTACGTTAACGTTAGAGCGCCTACTTGAAAGCACCGAGCATGAAGTTGTTGCTCTCTATACGACATATGTTGGAGATGAAGTTCCTTTCCAAGTAACTCCTATTGAGGTAGTTGCAATGCAAGCTAGATTGATCGGTTTACCATTAATTATGATTGAGCTACCGGAAGTCTTCCCCAGTAATGAGGTTTACCAAAGTACGATTGTCTCGGCACTTAAAGGTTCTGGCCTATCAATCGATGCGGTCGCGTTTGGAGACATGTTTTGCAATGGTATTGCTGATTACCGAAGAAGCTATATAGAACCTGCCGGTTGGGAGTGTGTGTTCCCTCTAATGGGAGAGAGCAGTCAGGCACTTGCGAGTGAAATAATAGACAGAGGAATCGAAACCTTTCTCGTCACGGTCGATAACGATGCATTAGATATGAGCTATTGCGGGAAAGAATACACGCTTGACCTAATAGACAGCTTACCGATTCATGTCGATCCATGTGGCGAAGATGGTGAGTTCCACACCTTAGTGACGTCAGCGCCATGCTTTAAAGGTAAGCTTAAGATAGAGCTAGAAAATGTAGAGCAAGGTGAGCGCTTTGTTCATCAACGTTATCAAGCTTGCATTATGTAG
- a CDS encoding RNA recognition motif domain-containing protein — protein sequence MNSKKSMLLIVALAVLGGIVFSQVDISPAITFILGVLASAFVVNFSSTNSKSESEPKASTKTLYVGNLPYKANESHVRELFSEYGEVFAVRLMKDKRTGKRRGFGFVVMASNDVNHAISELNDKDYMQRTLKVRVANDPKHPETDEAELS from the coding sequence ATGAACTCAAAAAAATCGATGTTGTTAATTGTCGCGCTAGCTGTATTGGGCGGCATTGTTTTCTCTCAGGTAGATATATCGCCTGCAATTACCTTTATCCTTGGTGTCTTGGCTTCCGCTTTTGTTGTTAATTTTTCAAGCACCAACTCAAAATCAGAGTCAGAACCTAAGGCTTCAACAAAAACACTTTATGTGGGTAACCTTCCATACAAAGCGAATGAATCACATGTACGTGAATTGTTCTCTGAATATGGTGAAGTATTTGCTGTACGTCTAATGAAAGACAAGCGGACTGGTAAAAGAAGAGGTTTTGGATTTGTTGTTATGGCAAGTAATGATGTGAATCATGCTATTTCAGAACTTAACGATAAAGATTACATGCAACGTACTTTAAAAGTACGCGTTGCAAACGATCCTAAACATCCAGAAACGGACGAAGCTGAACTGAGCTAA
- the dinF gene encoding MATE family efflux transporter DinF, with translation MKLFNPQTIFQILSNQAMHKKVLLLAIPMVLSNITVPLLGLVDAAVIGHLEHSWYLGGVALGGTMINVTFWLLGFLRMSTTGLAAQSYGADDGKQLGLVFVQGVTMALGFAGVFLLLHSFVADAVFSLSSASEQVKHYGLQYFSIRAWSAPAALTNFVILGWLLGTQNAKAPMWMVIITNVTNIVLDIVFVIGLEWQVEGAALASVMADYAGLTFGLICIYRIWLRKQLPSPWDLLKKTSQGLSRFVKLNRDIFLRSLCLQATFTFMTFQGASFGDDVVAANAVLMSFLMIISYGMDGFAYAMEAMVGKAIGARDKEELNQSLIGTFFWSFNICLVLTIAFAIVGSSLINMITTIPEVKTQAEVYLPWLIAMPLISMWCFLLDGIFVGATKGKDMRNSMFVATCSFFVIFYLASGLENHALWLAMLSFMAMRGIGLGVLFVSQWKKGEFLA, from the coding sequence GTGAAGTTATTTAATCCCCAAACCATTTTTCAAATTTTATCCAATCAGGCGATGCACAAAAAAGTGCTGTTGCTCGCGATCCCTATGGTTCTTTCCAATATTACGGTTCCACTGTTGGGCTTAGTCGATGCTGCGGTTATCGGTCATCTGGAACATTCTTGGTATTTAGGTGGTGTGGCGCTGGGTGGCACAATGATCAACGTGACCTTTTGGCTGCTCGGTTTCTTACGCATGTCGACGACTGGGCTAGCCGCACAATCTTATGGTGCGGACGATGGCAAGCAGCTTGGCTTGGTTTTCGTGCAAGGCGTGACCATGGCTTTAGGCTTTGCAGGTGTATTTTTACTATTGCACAGCTTTGTTGCGGATGCGGTTTTCTCATTGAGCAGTGCCAGTGAGCAAGTCAAACATTATGGCCTACAGTACTTCTCTATCCGCGCTTGGAGTGCACCTGCTGCGCTGACTAACTTTGTAATTTTAGGTTGGCTACTCGGGACTCAAAATGCCAAAGCGCCAATGTGGATGGTGATCATCACCAATGTCACCAATATCGTTTTGGATATCGTTTTTGTTATCGGTTTAGAATGGCAAGTCGAAGGTGCAGCATTGGCATCTGTAATGGCTGATTATGCCGGTCTAACATTTGGCCTGATTTGTATTTACCGAATCTGGTTGAGAAAGCAGTTACCATCGCCATGGGATCTGCTTAAGAAAACCAGCCAAGGTTTGAGTCGTTTCGTAAAACTGAATCGCGATATCTTCCTTCGTTCACTATGCCTACAAGCGACTTTCACTTTCATGACCTTCCAAGGTGCAAGCTTTGGCGATGATGTTGTGGCAGCCAATGCAGTGTTGATGAGTTTCTTGATGATCATCTCTTATGGGATGGATGGTTTTGCTTATGCAATGGAAGCTATGGTCGGAAAGGCGATTGGCGCGAGAGATAAAGAAGAGTTAAATCAGTCTTTGATTGGCACTTTCTTCTGGAGCTTCAATATTTGTTTGGTACTGACCATAGCGTTCGCGATTGTTGGGTCTAGCTTGATTAATATGATCACCACCATCCCAGAAGTGAAGACTCAGGCTGAAGTTTACCTACCGTGGTTGATTGCGATGCCGCTCATTTCTATGTGGTGCTTCTTGCTGGACGGTATCTTCGTGGGCGCAACCAAGGGCAAAGATATGCGTAATAGTATGTTTGTGGCTACCTGCAGTTTCTTCGTAATTTTCTACTTAGCATCAGGTTTAGAGAATCATGCGCTGTGGCTAGCAATGTTGAGCTTTATGGCGATGCGTGGCATTGGTCTTGGTGTGTTGTTTGTTTCTCAGTGGAAGAAGGGTGAGTTTCTCGCTTAG
- the fabR gene encoding HTH-type transcriptional repressor FabR, whose translation MKPMGIRAQQKEKTRRSLIDAAFSQLSADRSFSNLSLREVAREAGIAPTSFYRHFKDMDELGLTMVDEGGLLLRQLMRQARQRIVKEGSVIRTSVETFMEFIESSPNVFRLLLRERSGTSFEFRAAVAREIQHFSAELTEYLITTGMTRDEAFTQAEASVILVFNSGAEALDLDRRQRDELAERLIMQLRMMAKGAFWYRKERERNRLKGGIE comes from the coding sequence ATGAAACCAATGGGCATTCGCGCACAGCAAAAAGAAAAGACTCGTCGTAGCTTAATCGATGCGGCATTTAGCCAACTCAGTGCCGATCGTAGTTTTTCTAATCTAAGCTTGAGAGAAGTCGCTCGTGAGGCTGGAATAGCTCCGACTTCCTTTTATCGCCACTTCAAAGACATGGATGAGCTTGGCTTAACTATGGTTGATGAAGGTGGCTTATTGTTGCGTCAGTTGATGCGTCAAGCTAGGCAACGCATAGTAAAAGAAGGCAGCGTGATTCGCACATCGGTTGAAACCTTTATGGAATTCATTGAAAGCAGTCCAAACGTATTCAGACTGTTATTGCGGGAGCGCTCAGGAACCTCATTTGAGTTTCGTGCCGCGGTAGCTCGTGAGATACAGCACTTCTCTGCTGAGTTAACCGAATATTTAATCACAACAGGAATGACAAGAGACGAAGCTTTTACTCAAGCGGAAGCCTCCGTCATCTTAGTTTTTAACTCAGGGGCAGAAGCATTAGATTTAGATCGACGTCAGCGAGATGAATTGGCTGAGCGTTTGATCATGCAATTGCGAATGATGGCCAAAGGAGCTTTTTGGTATCGTAAAGAACGTGAACGTAACCGATTAAAAGGCGGGATTGAATAA
- the trmA gene encoding tRNA (uridine(54)-C5)-methyltransferase TrmA: protein MANLEVNPQRYQEQLVEKTERLTEMFSEYNVPELEVYESPEQHYRMRAEFRVWHEGDDMYYVMFNQETKEKYRVDQFPAASRLINDLMPLLTDAMKDNHSLRHKLFQVDFLSTLSGEILVSLLYHRQLGEQWIQDAKALKQQLNDEGFNLNLIGRARKMKIVLDRDYVIEKLDVNGDSYIYQQVENSFTQPNGKVAEKMLEWAVDCTQDSKGDLLELYCGNGNFSLALAQNFERVLATELAKPSVESAQYNIAANKIENVQIIRMSAEDFTVAMEGKREFRRLQQANIDLKSYNCNTIFVDPPRSGMDVDTCKMVQGYERIMYISCNPETLKENLDILSETHDITRFALFDQFPYTHHMEAGVFLERKA from the coding sequence ATGGCGAATTTAGAAGTAAACCCGCAACGCTACCAAGAACAACTCGTAGAAAAGACTGAGCGTCTTACTGAAATGTTCTCAGAATATAATGTGCCTGAGTTGGAAGTGTATGAATCTCCAGAGCAACACTACCGCATGCGTGCTGAATTCCGTGTGTGGCATGAAGGTGACGATATGTATTACGTCATGTTCAATCAAGAGACTAAAGAAAAATACCGTGTCGACCAGTTCCCAGCGGCTAGCCGCCTGATCAACGATCTAATGCCTCTCTTAACGGATGCAATGAAAGACAACCATTCTCTGCGCCATAAGCTCTTCCAAGTCGATTTCCTTTCGACTTTAAGTGGTGAGATTTTGGTGTCACTGCTTTACCACCGCCAATTGGGTGAACAGTGGATTCAAGATGCTAAAGCACTTAAGCAGCAATTAAACGATGAAGGTTTTAACCTAAACCTGATCGGCCGTGCGCGTAAGATGAAAATCGTACTGGACCGCGACTACGTTATTGAAAAGCTAGATGTGAATGGTGATAGCTACATCTACCAGCAAGTTGAGAACAGCTTTACCCAACCAAACGGTAAAGTAGCAGAAAAAATGTTGGAGTGGGCAGTCGACTGTACTCAAGACAGCAAAGGCGACTTGCTTGAACTTTACTGTGGTAACGGTAACTTCTCACTAGCACTGGCACAGAACTTCGAACGTGTACTGGCAACAGAACTAGCGAAGCCGTCAGTAGAATCTGCGCAATACAACATCGCAGCCAACAAGATTGAAAATGTTCAGATCATCCGCATGTCTGCGGAAGATTTTACCGTAGCAATGGAAGGCAAGCGTGAATTCCGTCGCCTACAACAAGCAAACATCGATCTGAAGAGTTACAACTGCAACACTATTTTTGTTGATCCACCACGTTCAGGTATGGATGTGGATACTTGTAAGATGGTTCAAGGTTACGAGCGCATCATGTACATCTCTTGTAACCCTGAAACTTTGAAAGAGAACCTAGATATTCTAAGCGAAACGCACGATATCACTCGTTTTGCTCTATTTGACCAGTTCCCTTACACGCACCATATGGAAGCCGGTGTATTCCTAGAGCGTAAAGCGTAA
- a CDS encoding TonB-dependent receptor domain-containing protein: MNKSLLAVAVASLLSPISNLHAQEASADETMVVTANRFEQSVGQVTATVDIVTKEQIDNLQIKSLTEALALLPGVQVTQNGGRGQNSSVFVRGTSSNQSIVLYNGVRIGSATTGSANFSAIPLSGVERIELVKGARAAVYGADAIGGVINIITSSGADVDSGTVQIGAGTDNYRQGAAGVSSKVGQNSWINMSVNTEASDGFDVVGTGPVQPDEDGYSRQDLTLEVGTNFSPEWSAKVMGFYHKGVTEYESYKDFSTGKLSADEQESILFNYAALVAYNGEKYRSSLSVSTNRDDSNNKGGQVPGSHLITDRHALNWLNSYQLSESFALNAGVDLTKDTVADSKIWSSNSYQKYDGTSRKNNAVFASAFYDNSGLQIEASVRHDDNEVYGGKSTWQLGTGYLVNQNWRLIASGGTAFRAPTYNDLFWPGYGKSDLKPEESLSFEAGFEFFSDVSDIRVVGYSNKITNLVSYQSKGEALKNSDATIRGIEVSSQFETGVISHSVSLDFLDHNNKINVAGYGQPEDIQDKELSRRANFAAKWLVSYEHNDWRGDLSYQYQGKRYDDAKNTVELEPYSLVNFTLAYQLTEQWKLRAKVENLFNTQYQTVDKYETQDQAYYLNASYQF; the protein is encoded by the coding sequence ATGAACAAATCCCTTTTAGCGGTTGCTGTAGCATCGCTGCTTTCACCTATCTCCAATTTACACGCACAAGAAGCATCTGCTGACGAAACCATGGTCGTTACGGCTAACCGTTTTGAGCAGTCTGTGGGTCAAGTTACAGCAACGGTCGACATTGTGACTAAAGAGCAAATTGATAATCTGCAAATCAAATCTCTAACGGAAGCTTTAGCATTGTTACCTGGTGTGCAAGTAACGCAAAATGGCGGACGTGGACAAAACAGTTCAGTCTTTGTCCGCGGTACCTCTTCGAATCAAAGCATTGTCCTCTATAACGGGGTGAGAATTGGTAGTGCGACAACTGGTAGTGCGAACTTCTCTGCTATTCCTCTAAGCGGTGTTGAACGTATCGAGTTAGTAAAAGGTGCTCGTGCTGCGGTATATGGTGCTGATGCAATAGGTGGCGTAATTAACATTATTACTTCATCAGGGGCTGATGTTGACTCAGGTACAGTTCAAATTGGAGCTGGTACTGACAACTATCGCCAAGGCGCAGCTGGTGTGAGCTCTAAAGTTGGTCAGAACTCTTGGATCAATATGTCTGTAAACACTGAAGCGTCAGATGGTTTTGATGTCGTAGGCACTGGCCCGGTTCAACCTGATGAAGATGGCTATAGCCGTCAAGACTTAACGCTTGAGGTTGGGACAAACTTTTCACCTGAGTGGTCTGCCAAAGTGATGGGCTTCTATCATAAAGGCGTGACTGAATATGAAAGTTATAAGGACTTTTCAACAGGTAAGCTATCAGCTGATGAGCAAGAATCTATTCTTTTCAACTACGCAGCGCTTGTTGCATATAATGGTGAGAAGTATCGTTCATCTTTGTCTGTATCAACTAACCGCGACGATAGTAACAATAAAGGCGGTCAAGTTCCGGGTAGCCACTTAATCACTGACCGCCATGCTCTTAACTGGCTGAACTCTTATCAGCTATCTGAGAGCTTTGCACTTAATGCTGGCGTAGATCTAACCAAAGATACCGTGGCTGATTCCAAAATTTGGAGCAGCAATAGCTACCAGAAATATGACGGTACTAGTCGTAAGAATAATGCAGTATTCGCTTCGGCTTTCTATGACAATTCAGGTCTGCAAATTGAAGCAAGTGTTCGTCATGATGACAACGAAGTCTATGGCGGAAAGTCGACATGGCAGCTAGGAACTGGTTATCTTGTTAATCAGAATTGGCGTTTGATTGCGTCTGGTGGTACTGCCTTTCGAGCTCCGACATACAATGACTTATTCTGGCCTGGCTATGGTAAGAGTGACTTGAAACCAGAAGAGTCTTTGAGTTTTGAGGCTGGATTTGAGTTCTTCTCTGACGTATCAGATATACGCGTTGTAGGTTATTCAAATAAAATTACTAATTTGGTAAGTTATCAGTCAAAAGGTGAAGCTTTAAAGAATTCTGATGCGACAATACGTGGTATTGAAGTAAGCTCGCAGTTTGAGACCGGCGTGATTTCACACTCAGTGTCGCTAGACTTCCTAGACCATAACAACAAAATCAATGTTGCTGGTTATGGTCAACCAGAAGACATTCAAGATAAAGAGCTGTCTCGTAGAGCAAACTTTGCAGCGAAATGGTTGGTCAGCTATGAACACAATGACTGGCGTGGTGATTTGAGCTATCAGTATCAAGGTAAACGCTATGACGATGCAAAAAATACGGTGGAACTTGAACCGTATAGCCTCGTGAACTTTACACTAGCTTACCAGTTGACCGAACAATGGAAACTACGAGCTAAAGTTGAAAACTTGTTTAATACTCAATACCAAACGGTGGATAAGTATGAAACGCAAGATCAAGCATACTACCTAAATGCTTCATACCAGTTCTAA
- the murI gene encoding glutamate racemase: MVVSDSLQKNILVFDSGVGGLSVYKEISQLLPNHNYTYVFDNEAYPYGELDQQVLIHRVQSIVASFVASHTIDIVVIACNTASTIVLPTLRANNPIPIVGVVPAIKPASLLANKAVGLIATPATITREYTHELIKNFSSNKRVELLGSTQLVDMAEDKLRGEAINLEELQQILQPMINTIDVAVLGCTHFPLIKSEIQQVLGKNVVLIDSGKAIAKRVQGLLDLESSTEEGGVREAFCSALPKKESALNSMLKQLGFSSVQLRPFLDV, encoded by the coding sequence ATCGTCGTGTCGGATAGTCTGCAAAAAAATATATTGGTCTTTGATTCTGGAGTGGGTGGACTATCTGTATATAAGGAGATAAGCCAGTTACTACCGAATCATAACTATACTTATGTATTCGATAACGAGGCTTACCCATACGGTGAGCTCGATCAGCAAGTCCTTATCCACAGAGTTCAAAGCATCGTTGCCAGTTTTGTGGCTAGCCACACTATTGATATTGTGGTGATAGCCTGTAATACCGCAAGTACGATTGTGTTACCTACACTTCGAGCTAATAACCCAATCCCTATTGTCGGGGTTGTTCCGGCAATCAAGCCTGCATCCCTACTTGCCAATAAAGCCGTTGGTCTTATAGCAACACCCGCAACGATTACTCGTGAATACACACACGAGCTCATAAAAAACTTCTCTAGTAATAAAAGAGTTGAGCTTTTAGGTTCTACTCAGCTGGTGGATATGGCCGAAGATAAACTCCGAGGAGAGGCGATTAACCTTGAAGAGCTGCAGCAAATCCTCCAACCAATGATCAACACAATTGATGTGGCTGTTTTAGGGTGCACTCATTTTCCCCTGATCAAATCAGAGATTCAGCAAGTACTAGGTAAAAACGTTGTGTTGATTGATTCAGGTAAGGCTATTGCTAAGCGGGTTCAAGGTTTATTGGATTTAGAGAGCAGTACAGAAGAAGGGGGAGTGCGTGAGGCTTTTTGTAGTGCACTTCCTAAAAAAGAAAGTGCACTAAATAGTATGCTGAAGCAGTTAGGGTTTAGCTCAGTTCAGCTTCGTCCGTTTCTGGATGTTTAG
- a CDS encoding class I SAM-dependent methyltransferase produces the protein MPNPTKPQMKPLIPKPRSSVQKASSDQGSAHQEFQVPTNLVQHLWFRSRESLADDGLVYDPIAAQACKRCQLAPECLTGELDQQQLLYATLTQLCDAQVQQFLSHNPDAWIINVGAGLDTRFYRLDNGRCHWVELDVTENLVWRQRLFHKNERYRLECGSVDDLTWLDELNIPEQASVMVVCEHALLDCNEQQTANFIQSLSRYFTHAHACLVLAGDKSSSALGQKLGSGKYAHGLSSPIDSVLNWLPWAQWVKAFSPLDQQCNRWKLWQRLLCKISQVKKRLTPQLVLVKW, from the coding sequence ATGCCAAATCCAACCAAACCTCAAATGAAGCCGCTTATTCCTAAGCCGCGATCTTCTGTTCAAAAGGCTTCTTCTGATCAAGGGTCGGCACATCAAGAATTCCAAGTCCCGACCAATCTTGTTCAACACCTTTGGTTTCGCAGTCGAGAAAGCTTAGCCGATGATGGTCTCGTTTATGACCCTATCGCAGCGCAAGCTTGCAAGCGTTGCCAACTCGCACCTGAATGTCTGACTGGCGAACTCGATCAGCAACAACTTCTCTACGCAACACTGACTCAACTTTGTGACGCTCAAGTTCAACAATTTCTATCTCACAACCCAGATGCTTGGATTATCAATGTTGGGGCAGGCCTCGATACCCGTTTCTACCGTTTAGATAACGGCCGTTGTCACTGGGTTGAATTGGATGTAACCGAGAATCTAGTTTGGAGACAACGCCTGTTCCACAAGAATGAACGCTACCGTTTAGAGTGTGGTTCGGTGGATGACCTGACTTGGTTGGATGAACTTAATATTCCAGAACAAGCTTCGGTGATGGTGGTGTGTGAACATGCTCTACTGGATTGCAATGAACAGCAGACGGCGAACTTTATTCAGTCTTTGAGCCGTTATTTTACCCACGCACATGCGTGTTTAGTGTTAGCTGGAGATAAAAGCTCTAGTGCTCTGGGGCAAAAGCTCGGTTCTGGAAAATACGCACATGGCTTATCTTCTCCGATAGACAGCGTCCTCAATTGGTTGCCATGGGCACAATGGGTAAAAGCGTTTTCTCCACTTGACCAGCAGTGTAATCGTTGGAAGTTGTGGCAACGACTCCTTTGTAAGATCTCTCAGGTAAAAAAGCGTTTAACGCCGCAATTAGTACTCGTTAAATGGTAA
- a CDS encoding YijD family membrane protein, translated as MSNENNTVNRGSEKKTLVLAVVAGVCGDALLSWVTMSEVGFSIFPLIALVLAVQALYQEYLTNPVSEDIPLVGLACFFVGAFGHSAFVKAQHPDAGSNFFAIIVAMLLLAWVGKKLGFIGKTA; from the coding sequence ATGTCGAATGAAAATAATACTGTAAACCGTGGTTCTGAAAAAAAGACACTCGTACTTGCTGTTGTAGCAGGTGTATGTGGTGATGCACTGTTATCTTGGGTAACAATGAGCGAAGTGGGCTTCTCTATTTTCCCGCTGATTGCTTTAGTGTTGGCTGTACAAGCGCTATACCAAGAATACCTAACAAATCCAGTATCTGAAGATATTCCGTTAGTGGGTTTAGCTTGCTTCTTTGTAGGTGCATTTGGCCACTCGGCTTTTGTGAAAGCACAGCACCCTGATGCCGGGTCAAATTTCTTTGCGATTATCGTCGCGATGCTACTGCTCGCTTGGGTAGGTAAGAAGCTAGGCTTTATCGGTAAAACCGCTTAA
- the sthA gene encoding Si-specific NAD(P)(+) transhydrogenase, translating into MPHSNHFDVIVIGSGPGGEGAAMGLTKAGLNVAIIEKESSVGGGCTHWGTIPSKALRHAVSRIIEFNSNPLFCQNNKSIHSTFSNILGHAKSVIDKQTRLRQGFYDRNQCTLVFGTARFIDTHTISVMQSDGTEEHYSADKFVIATGSRPYQPDNVDFLHERVYDSDSILSLKHDPQHIIIYGAGVIGCEYASIFRGLGVKTDLINTRDRLLSFLDNETSDALSYHFWNSGVVIRNDETFEKIEGTDDGVIIHLESGKKMRADCLLYANGRTGNTDKLNLGAVGLEADSRGQVSVNSNYQTSVEHVYAVGDVIGYPSLASAAYDQGRFVAQAVVKGEAERHLIEDIPTGIYTIPEISSVGKTEQELTAAKVPYEVGRSSFKHLARAQIAGKDIGSLKILFHRETKEILGIHVFGERAAEIIHIGQAIMEQKGEANTIEYFVNTTFNYPTMAEAYRVAALNGLNRLF; encoded by the coding sequence ATGCCACACTCCAACCACTTTGATGTAATCGTAATTGGTAGTGGCCCCGGAGGAGAAGGGGCAGCGATGGGGTTAACCAAAGCAGGGTTGAACGTTGCAATCATTGAAAAAGAGAGCAGCGTTGGTGGTGGTTGTACCCACTGGGGGACCATTCCTTCCAAAGCACTGCGTCATGCCGTAAGCCGTATAATTGAATTCAACAGTAACCCTCTGTTTTGTCAGAACAACAAAAGTATCCACTCAACATTTTCCAATATTCTGGGGCATGCTAAATCGGTCATAGACAAACAGACTCGACTACGCCAAGGTTTCTACGATCGCAACCAATGCACGTTAGTCTTCGGTACTGCACGTTTTATCGACACCCACACCATATCTGTAATGCAAAGTGACGGCACTGAAGAACATTACAGTGCAGACAAATTTGTTATCGCGACAGGTTCTCGTCCTTATCAACCAGACAATGTCGACTTCCTGCATGAACGTGTCTACGACAGCGATTCGATTCTTTCTCTGAAACACGACCCTCAGCACATCATCATCTATGGTGCTGGTGTTATCGGCTGTGAATATGCCTCTATATTTCGCGGTTTAGGCGTTAAAACCGATCTCATTAATACTCGCGATCGCCTGTTGTCCTTCTTAGATAACGAAACCTCAGATGCACTTTCTTACCACTTCTGGAACAGTGGTGTTGTTATTCGTAACGATGAGACCTTTGAGAAAATTGAAGGCACTGATGACGGCGTAATCATTCACCTAGAGTCAGGTAAGAAAATGCGTGCCGACTGTCTACTGTATGCCAATGGCCGAACGGGTAATACTGACAAGCTGAACCTTGGTGCGGTTGGCTTAGAAGCGGACTCTCGTGGACAAGTATCAGTCAACAGCAACTACCAAACCAGTGTTGAACATGTTTACGCTGTCGGTGATGTAATTGGGTATCCTAGCCTAGCAAGTGCTGCTTATGATCAAGGTCGATTCGTGGCTCAAGCCGTGGTGAAAGGTGAAGCCGAACGACACCTTATCGAAGACATTCCAACAGGCATCTACACCATCCCAGAGATCAGCTCTGTTGGTAAAACCGAGCAAGAGCTTACCGCAGCTAAAGTTCCGTATGAAGTGGGACGTTCTTCATTCAAGCACTTAGCTCGTGCTCAAATCGCAGGTAAAGATATTGGTAGCTTGAAGATACTCTTCCATCGTGAGACCAAAGAGATTTTGGGCATTCACGTGTTTGGTGAACGTGCTGCTGAAATCATTCATATCGGCCAAGCGATCATGGAACAGAAAGGTGAAGCCAACACCATCGAGTACTTTGTGAATACCACATTTAACTACCCAACGATGGCCGAAGCGTATCGCGTAGCAGCGCTTAACGGACTTAACCGTTTGTTCTAA